A section of the Drosophila subobscura isolate 14011-0131.10 chromosome A, UCBerk_Dsub_1.0, whole genome shotgun sequence genome encodes:
- the LOC117903858 gene encoding probable citrate synthase, mitochondrial, with the protein MSLYRISARKLADAQKLPNVGSYVRLISADGRSLRDVLTAKVPEEQERVKNFRKQHGATKLGETTIDMMYGGMRGIKALVTETSVLDADEGIRFRGLSIPECQKVLPAAPGGTEPLPEGLFWLLLTGEVPTQSQVQQLSREWAERAALPQHVVTMLNNMPTSLHPMSQLAAAVTALNHDSKFAKAYSEGVHKSKYWEYVYEDSMDLIAKLPVVAATIYCNTYRGGKGSRSIDSSLDWSANFVKMLGYDNAQFTELMRLYLTIHSDHEGGNVSAHTVHLVGSALSDPYLSFAAGMNGLAGPLHGLANQEVLVWLRKLQKEAGNNPSEDQLKDYIWKTLKSGQVVPGYGHAVLRKTDPRYTCQREFALKHLPEDELFQLVSKIYKVVPPILTETGKVKNPWPNVDAHSGVLLQYYGMKEMNYYTVLFGVSRALGVLASLVWDRALGLPIERPKSYSTDLLVKMVQK; encoded by the exons AAACTTCCCAATGTTGGATCATATGTGCGCCTGATCTCGGCCGATGGACGCAGCCTGCGCGACGTACTGACCGCCAAGGTGcccgaggagcaggagcgcgTGAAGAACTTCCGCAAGCAGCATGGCGCCACCAAGCTGGGAGAGACCACCATTGATATGATGTACGGCGGTATGCGCGGCATCAAGGCCCTGGTCACGGAGACCTCTGTGCTGGACGCTGATGAGGGCATCCGCTTCCGCGGCCTCTCCATCCCCGAGTGCCAGAAGGTGCTGCCCGCCGCCCCCGGTGGCACTGAGCCCCTGCCCGAGGGCctgttctggctgctgttgacCGGCGAGGTGCCCACCCAGTCCCAGGTGCAGCAGCTCTCCCGCGAGTGGGCCGAGcgcgctgccctgccccagcaTGTGGTCACAATGCTGAACAACATGCCCACCAGCCTGCACCCGATGTCGCAGCTGGCCGCCGCCGTTACGGCCCTCAACCACGACAGCAAGTTCGCCAAGGCCTACTCCGAGGGTGTGCACAAGAGCAAGTACTGGGAGTACGTCTATGAGGACAGCATGGATCTGATCGCCAAGCTGCCCGTGGTGGCCGCCACCATCTACTGCAACACGTACCGCGGCGGCAAGGGCTCCCGCTCCATTGACTCGAGCCTCGATTGGTCCGCCAACTTCGTGAAGATGCTCGGCTACGACAACGCCCAGTTCACCGAGCTGATGCGCCTCTATCTGACCATCCACAGTGACCACGAGGGTGGCAATGTCTCTGCCCATACCGTGCATTTGGTCGGCTCCGCCCTGAGCGATCCCTATCTGTCGTTCGCCGCTGGCATGAACGGTCTCGCCGGCCCACTGCACGGCCTGGCCAACCAGGAGGTGCTCGTCTGGCTGCGCAAGCTCCAGAAGGAGGCTGGCAACAATCCATCGGAGGACCAGCTGAAGGACTACATCTGGAAGACCCTCAAGTCTGGACAG GTTGTGCCCGGCTATGGACACGCCGTGCTCCGCAAGACCGATCCCCGCTACACCTGCCAGCGCGAGTTTGCGCTGAAGCATTTGCCCGAGGATGAGCTGTTCCAGCTGGTGTCGAAGATCTACAAGGTGGTGCCCCCAATCCTCACCGAGACCGGCAAGGTGAAGAACCCCTGGCCCAATGTAGACGCCCACTCCGGCGTCCTGCTGCAGTACTACGGCATGAAGGAGATGAATTACTACACCGTTCTGTTTGGCGTCTCCCGTGCCCTCGGCGTGCTCGCCTCCCTCGTCTGGGATCGCGCCCTGGGTCTGCCCATTGAGCGCCCCAAGTCATACTCCACCGATCTTCTGGTCAAGATGGTCCAGAAGTAA